GAAGAAAACTTTGCGTTTTCAGATAAGAAACCGTAACCTGGGTGTATGGCATCTGCATTGGTTAATTCTGCGGCCGAAATGATATTTGGAATGCTCAGGTAAGAATCCTTACTTGGTGGCGGTCCTATACAAACGGCTTCATCGGCAAAGCGTACGTGTAAACTCTCTCTGTCTGCAGTGGAGTAAACCGCAACGGTTTTGATGCCCATTTCTTTACAGGTGCGGATGATGCGTAAAGCAATCTCGCCCCTGTTGGCAATTAGTATCTTTTTAAACATATATGTCTATTAAGTAATGTGTCAAAAAGACAGATTACATAGGTTCAACTAAAAATAACGGTTGGTCATATTCTACTGGAGAAGCATTTTCTACAAGAACCTTAACGATTCTTCCTGAAACTTCACTTTCGATTTCATTGAACAATTTCATGGCTTCAATGATACAGATCACTTTACCTACCGCAACCTCATCACCTACATTTACGAAAGAAGGTTTATCAGGGCTTGATGAACGGTAAAAAGTTCCGATCATAGGCGATTTTATAGTAATGTATTTAGAATCGTCTTCGACAGCAGCAACAGGTGCTTTTGTTTCTGTTGGTACAGCTGGTTGCGGTGCTGCCGCTGCTGGTACAACAGCCGGAGCAATCTGAGCTGGAACAGTTGCATGAACAACAGTAGGAGCCTGATTGGTTTTGATAGTAATTTTGAAGTCTTCCTGCTCAATAGCGACTTCATTTACGCCCGAACGAGAAACAAATTTAATAAGTTCCTGAATTTGTTTGATATCCATTTTTTGGTGTTATTTAGAGAAAACAGTATGTCTTAACAATTACCTAAGTTAAGATTAATTATTTTAATAAAATTTAATAGGCCCATTTTAAGTATACGGAGCCCCAGGTAAAACCGCCTCCGAATGCTGCCAGGATAATGTTATCGCCTTTTTTAAGCTGGCTTTCCCATTCCCATAAGCAAAGGGGGATTGTCCCGTTAGTGGTATTTCCGTAACGTTGAATGTTGATCATTACCTTTTCTGTGCCAAGTCCCATTCTGGATGCGGTGGCATCGATGATCCTTTTGTTGGCCTGATGAGGAACCAACCAAGTCACATCATCAGAAGTAAGCTGATTACGGTCCATGATTTCAGCTGCTACATCAGCCATATTGGTGACTGCAAATTTGAATACTGCCTGACCTTCCTGATGCACGACATGCTCATTATTGTCGACGGTTTCATGGCTTGCAGGTCTTGCTGAGCCTCCCGCTTTCTGATGCAGAAATTGCCTGCCTGAACCATCACTTTTCAGGATGGAATCCTGGATCCCCAGTCCTTCTTCATTTGGCTCTAAAAGAACAGCACCGCAGCCATCACCAAAAATGATGCAGGTGGTGCGGTCCTGATAGTTGATGATAGACGACATCTTATCGCCACCAACAACCAATACTTTTTTATGTTTGCCCGATTCGATAAACTGTGATGCAGTAGAAAGTCCGTAGATGAAGCCGGAGCACGCTGCCTGAAGGTCGTATCCCCAGGCATTTTTAGCACCAATTTTATCGGCCAGGATATTTGCTGATGCAGGAAAAGGCATATCAGGGGTAGTGGTACAGAAGATGATCAGCTCAATTTCTTCCGCAGAAATTCCACGTTTTTTAAGTAGCCCGTTCACGGCCTGAACAGCCATGTCAGAGGTACCTAGTCCTTCACCTTTCAATATTCTCCGCTCTTTGATACCGGTTCTGGAAGTAATCCATTCATCCGTAGTGTCTACAATGGATTCTAGCTCTTTATTAGTCAGTACGTAATCTGGTACGTAACCATTGACAGCCGTAATCGCAGCGTGAATTTTATTCATTTTCAATGTTCTTATTTAAATGCGGCTTGAATTTTACCTACCAAGCCAGTAGTAATCATATCCCTGGATTGTAGGATCATGTTTTTTACGGCTGTCGGACTTGAAATGCCATGACCTATGATCACCGGAGCATTGACACCTAAAACCGGGCTTCCGCCATAGTTTTCATAGTTAAAGCGGTCAAAGAAATCATCTTTTAACCCTCTTTTCAGTGTCAGTACATAAAATGATTCTGCCAGTTTCAGCATTACATTTCCTGTAAATCCATCACATACAATTACGTCAGCTTTATCGTTGAATAAGTCCCTTCCTTCCACATTTCCCACAAAGTTGAAGAGATTGGTATCCTTCATTAAAGGGAAGGTTGCGAGGCTCAGCATGTCGCCTTTCTCGTCTTCTTCACCAATATTCATCAGGGCCACTTTAGGATTGACGATCTGCATGACATATTCCGCATACAAACTTCCCAATATACCAAATTGCAGCAAGGTATCCGGCTTACAGTCGGCATTTGCGCCAACATCAAGCATCAGACCTACGCCACCGCTGAGTTTAGGAAGAAAAGTTGTGAGACATGGCCTGATGATTCCCGGAATAGTTTTGACACTAAATACGGCACCAACAAGCATAGCACCAGAATTACCGGCACTGGCAAAAGAGTCCAGTTTTCCTTCTTTAAGTAAAGAAAAACCAACAGCAATACTGGAATTTGGCTTTTGAACAATGGCCTTAGTGGGATGTTCGCCCATACCGATCACTTCTTCGGTATGAACATATTCAAAGTGATCCGGATTGAATCCGTTTTCAGTGAGAAGGGGCTTAATCTGCTGCGTATCTCCAATCAGCACTATGTGCTCTCCGGGAGATAACAATTGATGGGCAGCTATTGCTCCTAAAACGTTTGCTTTAGGAGCATAGTCTCCGCCCATTATATCGAGACCTATTTTCATAGTAAAAAATCAGTTTGTGTTAGAAGGCAATATTGCCTTTGTTTCCAGTCGCTAAAGGTAAACTTAAACCGACTTAAAACACAAACTATTTTTCAAGAAAATTAACCTATTGAAGTGTTTTCAATAACCAATTTACCGTTGTAGTATAGGTTACCATCAACGTTATATGCATGGTGAGGTACGTGAATTGCACCAGTGGTTTGACAAGTAGCCAAAGAAGGAGCTACAGCTTTATAGTGAGTTCTTCTTTTATCTCTTCTACTTTTAGAAATCTTGCGTTTTGGATGTGCCATTGCTGATTTGTTTAATTATTATTTTAATTTTTTTAATGCTGCCCAACGCGGGTCATCATCGTTGTTTTCTTCTTCTTCGGGTGTTCCGGCCGATAGACTTTTCAATCTGTCGATCATTTCCTGATCACATTTCTGGCCATCGCCATTCTGCTCACAGACTTTAATATAAGGTACCGAAACGGTGATGAGCTCATAAATTGGAAGTGCAACATCAAGTTCACTTTCTTTTTTGCTCAGGACAATGATTTCTAAATCATCACTTTCCAGTTCATCTTCAGCAAATTTTACGATCTGCCTTTCCTGTACTTCTATTGGTGCATTAAATTCTGACAAGCATTTGTCACAATCCAATACGATTGTTCCTTTGATATGGAACTGCAAAATTAACATTGTTTCCTGTTTATCCAGTTCAATGTCAACTTTTAAGGTTCCTTTTTTTACTAAAGAGTACTCAAAGGCGTCAAAAAAGCTGTTATCAATATCAAAGTCAAACTGATGTTTGCCAATTTTTAAGCCGGTAAAGGGGATTGAAAATTGTTTTAGTGGTTTCAATTGTAACAAAATTTTAGCCCGCAAATGTAGGAATTATTTTATAGATATAAAATGTTTTTTCATTCTAATTTGCATCATCTTTTGTATCTGCTGCAGTTTCTATAATTTTTCCGCCACTTCTGAGCTGGTTTTTCAATAATTCTTCCTGTTCTCTTCTGTTCCTTACGATGTGAGTTGCTGCAAATAAGGCTTCTATAAATGAAGTCGGATCTGCAAGGTTCTTGCCGGCAATGTCATATCCTGTGCCATGATCCGGCGAAGTACGTACGATTTTAAGGCCTGCAGAATAGTTTACGCCGGTACTGAAAGCGATGGTTTTGAAGGGGATTAAACCCTGATCATGATACATCGCTAAAACGGCATCAAATTGTTTGTAGCTACCTTTACCAAAAAAGCCGTCGGCAGGGTAAGGACCAAAACAAATTACCCCTTTATCGAAGGCTTGCTGAATGGCCGGCATAATGGTTTCCGCTTCTTCTGTACCCAATAGTCCGTTGTCGCCGGCATGTGGGTTTAGCCCAAGCACCGCAATTTTTGGTTTCTCAATCCAGAAATCCTTCTTTAAACTTTCGTTCATCATCAACAGTTTTTTTACGATTTTATCTGCGGTGATGCTTTTAGGAACGTCTGCAATAGGAATGTGCCCGGTAACGACACCTACTCTGATATCCTCACTTAAAAGGAACATCAGGACGTCATTGCTTCCACTGCGTTCCATCAGGTATTCGGTATGTCCCGGAAATTTGAAGGTTTCAGACTGGATGTTATGTTTATTGATCGGCGCGGTTACTAACGCATCAATATCTCCTTTTATTAAATCTTCTGTCGCTTTTTCTAAAGAAAGCAAGGCGTATTTTCCGCCTGTTTCATTGGCAACGCCAAGTTCTATCTTTACATCTTCTTCCCAGCAGTTGATGATATTTGCCTTTTTAGGATTGGCAAGAGATGGTTCTGTGATGACATTGAAGTTGAAGTCGCTCAGACCTAAAGCCTTGCGATGGTATGAAGCAACTTTAGTGTGTCCGTAAACGATGGGCGTACAGTAATCAAGGATCCTGTTTTCCGATAAAGTTTTAAGGATTACTTCTAAACCGATACCATTGACATCACCTATGCTTATTCCAATTTTAATTTTATTGCTCATACTTCAAGAAAAATTTAGCGCAAAATACAGATTTCATTTTGAAATGACCGGATTTTTCCTGTCGGTGGGTATCCTAAGGCGCAGGATTTACTGCTGACCAGGTTATTTTTCTGTCTGTAAAGTGTTCAAAAGCATTAAATCCTGATTTCAGGCAGATGTCCGATATATTCAAAAAGAAAATGCTCTCCTTTGAGCAGATCTCCGTCCACTTTATCAGGTTGTTTAAGAATCAGATCCTTGTGTATATCCTCTAATTCAAAGGACAATTCTTCTTGCCCGATGTGATTTATTTCTTGCCGGATGGTCTCAAGGATTTCATATAACCTCATTGTTGCTGATTTTTATCATTCAAATTTCCAATAATTTCAGCTGTAATTCAAATCCCGATCATCAGGTAAAGATTTTATCGTCTTTCTCTGTGAAAATGAAAAGTCCGGTTTTAATACCATTGAGGGGCTTTCAGCCGAATGTTAGTCTAATACTCGTAAAACTTTGCTTATTTTGCAGCTTTTAGGAGAAGTATATATGAGTTTGGTTAGGGCAAAGAAACATTTAGGACAACATTTTTTAACCGACAAAAAGATTGCGGCAAAAATTGTAAACGGCCTGGTGCATACCGATCAGTACAAGCAGGTGCTTGAAGTTGGTCCTGGAATGGGAATTCTTTCAGATATTTTATTGGAAAGAGAAGATCTGGAAACTTTTCTGATTGATATTGATGTGGAATCTTACCATTTTCTTCAGGAGAAGTACCCTCAGTTGGGAGGCCGTTTGATCAATGGCGATTTCCTGGCTTTAGACCTTTCGTCGATATTTAAAGAAAAATATGCGATCATTGGGAACTTCCCTTATAATATATCCTCACAGATTCTTTTCAAGATTCTGGAAAACCGCGGACAGGTAGTTGAGATGGTAGGGATGTTTCAGAAGGAAGTTGCCGAACGTTGTGCTTCCAAGTCAGGAACTAAAGATTATGGAATTTTAAGTGTGCTGATCCAGGCATATTATGATATAGAGTATTTATTTACCGTGAAGCCGGGAACCTTCAATCCACCTCCGAAAGTTAACTCTGGGGTGATCCGATTGAGCCGTAACCAGGTGGAAAGTCTTCCATGTGATGAAAAGCTTTTCTGGCGTACGGTAAAAGCGGGTTTCAATCAAAGAAGAAAAACTTTGAGAAATGCTCTTTCAGGTATGGTTCCAAAAGATAAGATGGATGATCATATTTTCTTTGATAAACGCGCAGAACAATTAAGTGTAGAGCAGTTCATTGAGCTGACCCAACATTTAGCCCATCTTTCACAATAACAACCATTCATTTTAGACGTAATGAGCAAAAGGAAAATTTTAATTGTTGACGAATTGCATCCTATTTTTAAGGAGCGTGCGATAGCTTTAGGATATGAAGTGGACGATGAGCCTCTTTTTACCCGGGAGCAAACTTTAGCTGCGATTTCTGCTTGCCAGGGAATTGCCGTGAGAACAAAATTCAGGATTGATCAGGAGCTGATGGAGGCTGCTCCATCTCTTAAATTCATAGCGAGAGCAGGCGCCGGACTGGATAATATCGATGAAGCCTACGCTTTAAGCCGCAATATTGCTTTGCTCAATGCTCCGGAAGGTAATATGGATGCTGTGGGAGAACATGCTACCGGTTTGCTGTTGTCTTTAATGAACAATTTTCGGAATGCAGATCGGGAAGTGCGTAATGGCACCTGGGACAGAGAAGGAAACAGAGGTTATGAGCTTAAGGGAAAAACTGTTGGCATTATTGGCTACGGTTTTATGGGAAAAAGTTTTGCTAAAAAGCTTTCCGGCTTTGAGGTTAATGTGATTGCTTATGATAAGTATAAAACAGGTTTTGGCGATGCGTATGCAAAAGAAGTGAGCATGGAAGAGATCGTCAGGCAAAGTGATGTATTGAGTTTGCATATTCCTCTGACCGAAGAAACACGTCAGATGGTAAATGAGGAGTACCTTTTTCATTTTCGCAAACCTTTCTTTTTTATCAACACTGCAAGGGGAGAGATTGTGAATACAGCAGCAGTGCTGGACGCAATTCGTTCAGGAAAAATTCTGGGAGCAGGATTAGATGTTTTAGAGGTTGAGAAATTTCCGGCATTGTCAGATCAGGATTGGTTTACTACACTTAAATCTGAAGGAAAAGTGATCCTGACCCCACATGTTGGGGGCTGGACTTTTGAATCTTATCGTAAAATATCAGAAGTTTTAGCAGAGAAGCTTTCTTCTGTCATTTAATCATAGATTTTACTAAAACTGCCGAAATTCAAATTAAATAATTTGTTTTTGTGGTTGTACCCGATTATCTTCGTTTTTATTGAAGCAAGACTATGTAGGTTTAAAAACCGATGTAGTCTTGTTTGTTTTTTATAGTAATACATAAAATAAATTGAGCTATGACAGAGGTTACCTATTATACCCAAGATGGTTTAGACAGACTAAAGGAAGAATTACATCATATGAAAACTACCGGAAGACAACTGATCTCTAAGGCGATTGCCGAAGCTAGAGATAAAGGGGATCTTTCTGAGAATGCGGAATATGATGCAGCAAAGGAGGCGCAGGGTTTGCACGAAGCTAAAATAGCAAAATTGGCAGCAACACTCTCTACAGCCAGATTAATTGATGAATCCAAGCTTGATACCTCCAAGGTATTGGCATTATCTATAGTAAAGATCAAAAATGTTAAAAACGGAGCTACCATGTCTTATCAGTTGGTAGCGGAAAGTGAGGCCGACCTTAAAACCGGTAAAATCTCCGTAAAATCGCCGATTGCCCAAGGACTATTGGGAAAATCAGTAGGTGATAAAACAGAGATTCAGGTTCCTGCAGGAAAGATTGAATTCGAGATATTAGAAATTACCAGATAATCCTTTAAATTTTATCCCAATGGCAAGTATATTTTCAAAAATAGTAGATGGCGAGATCCCTGCGCATGTGGTAGCGGAAACGACAGAATTTCTGGCTTTCCTGGATGTAAATCCCCTCACAATGGGACATGTTCTGGTGATTCCTAAAAAGGAAATTGATTACATTTTTGACATGGACGAAGAAAGCTATTTTGGGCTGACTTTATTTGCTAAAATTGTAGCTACAGGCTTAAAAGAGGCTTTCCCTTGTAAAAAAGTGGGTGTAGCTGTGATTGGGCTGGAAGTACCCCATGTTCATATTCACCTCATTCCGATGAATGCAGTAAACGATATGAACTTTAGTAAAGAAAAATTAAAACCTTCGCAGGAAGAATTGGCAGAAGCGGCAATAAAGATTAAGGCTGCACTAAATGAGACTACTGCTTAAGGCCGGGACATTTTGATTTGTACCGCATAAAAAAGTGGGTATTCAATTCTGAATATCCACTTTTTTATTTGAAAGGGTGCCTTATCTCCGGCAATGTTTTGTTGCTATTTTAGAAAGTGCTGGAGAAGGAGGTATCTTTTGTTGATTCATTTGTTCCTCTATGGAAGCTGTGGTTGATTTTTTCAGGATCAGAGATGATATCACAGATCAGTTCATCAATTTGAGACCGATCTACGTTTGGCATACAAATGATGTGGGATAAACCGCTTTCCGAAGCAAGCTGCCATTTCTGACAAATCCATTTTGAAGGTGCGGGAAAAACAACAGTAATGGCATTATGATTTCTCCAGGCCTCGATTCCGAGACTCTTTAGCTGTTCTTCTGCATAAGCGGCGATTGCCAGACTGTGCATTGCTCTTTCTTTTAATCCTTTCATTCCCAGTTTTTTCAAGGTATACCAAAGAAACAGCGGGCTATGTCCATTTCTGGAGCCGGTGATGGTCGTGTCTACACTACCAATGTAGTCGATGGAGCGCGCAATTCTATCCCGGTTAGTCTTCTTCACAATTACAAGTCCGCAAGGCATGGGAGAGCCGATGAATTTATGTCCGCTGATGGCGATGCTGTCTACGCCATCGGCAAAGTCGAAAGCCGGACGCGGTTCGATAAAAGCGCTGTAACTTCCGGATAAGGCGCCATCTGCATGGATATAATGGTTTTTGATGGCCAGATTTTTCAGGATGCCTTTAATTCTTCTGACATCATCTCTTGCTTCTGTCATCGTTGTTCCTATGTTGGCAAAGATCACGACTGGCAGGTGACGGTTCATAAGCAGACTGTTATGAAGGTCTTCATAATCCATCTCTCCGTTGGCCTGTGAGCGGATCGCAATATTAGGCATGTTCAACAGCAAAAGGTTTTTCTGGACACTGTAATGCGTGGAATCAGAATAATAAACCATTGCCTTTGGATAAAGCTCTCTGGCCAGGTAAAGACCATACATGTTTCCTTCAGAGCCGCCATTGGTAACATATCCCCACCAGTTGTCCTGCTGGGCACGGAAGAGTTCCGCGAAGAAGTGTACAACGTCTCTTTCCATCTCCCTGGTGTCCACCGCATACGTCGATTCTGTAAAAGGATCCCCAAGGTTGTTGATCGGATATTGCAAAAAAGGAAGGAGTGGTGTATAATCGAAATCTTTTGATACCGGATAACCAAGGAACAAACTGGTTTTCGATTGCACCTTCTCATATAACTCTGAGAGTCTTTTATTATCTTCAGTTGAAAGATTAAATTCCATGGTTGTTCAGATTGTTTAGTCTTCAAATTTATATATAACCATTTTATTGATCTTTATATTTGATTATAATAGAAAATAAACACTTAATTTGTGATTTAATCAGATTTATTGATCTGAAATGAGCTTAATTATTTTTGAAATCAGAAAAACTAAACTAGATGGAACACTTCGATAAGATGGATCAGCGCATTTTAAATGCTTTACAACATAATGCAAGAATGAACACCAAGGAGATTGCACATAAAGTAGGTTTAACCGTTACGCCGACTTATGAACGTTTAAAAAAGATCGAGAAATCCGGAGTAATCAAGAACTATGTGACTTTGCTGGATCGGGAAAAGATCGGCAAAACATTAGCGGCATTTTGTAATGTGACTTTACAGGTGCACTCTCTTCCCCTGTTAAAGAAGTTTGAGGCGGCAATGAGTAAGCTGGATGAGGTTATGGAATGCTACCACGTTGCGGGAACCTATGATTACCTGTTAAAGGTAGTGGTCAATGACATGAACAGGTATCAGGACTTTTTAACCAATAAATTGGCCGCGATAGAGAATATCGCAAATGTAAACAGTTTATTTGTGATGACAGAGATTAAGCATACTACAGCCTATGTGATCGATAAATAGCTGTTATTTTAATTTTTCATTGTTCTTGTGCCGATCCGCGTCCCGGATTGACTTTTTGATCAGATTTTTTTCCATAGCCTCGGTCAGGTCTATTCCTGTCTGGTTGGCCAGGCAGATGAGGACGAACAGCACATCAGCCATTTCATCTGCAAGGTCTACTGCTTCATCACTTTTCTTGAAAGACTGCTCGCCATATTTTCTGGACATAATCCTGGCAACTTCGCCAACTTCTTCCATCAGGATTGCAGTATTGGTGAGTTCGTTAAAATAACGGATACCTGTATTTTTTATCCATTGATCTACGGTTTCCTGTGCTTCTGATATGGTCATGTTATTCTTTGTTTTTGGTATCTATCATGATGGTAACTGGACCATCATTTAATAAGCTGATTTTCATGTCGGCTCCAAATATTCCGGTCTGTACCTCTTTTTGCAGAAGAACAGTCAGTCGTCGGATCATTTCTTCGTAAAGAGGAATGGCTTTATCTGGTCGGGCGGCTCTGGTGAAACCCGGTCTGTTGCCTTTTTTGGTGGCTGCAAATAAAGTAAACTGACTGATCAGGAGGATATTTCCGTTCACATCCGCCAGGGATTTATTCATCAGGCCATTTTCATCACTAAAGATTCTCATGTTGACGATCTTCTGACTAAGCCATTCCAGATCTTCGGAAGTGTCGGCATCTTCAATACCTAATAAAACGAGGAATCCGGTTTCAATGCTGCCGGTAGTTTTACCTTCCACTAAGCATGCAGCTTCAGTAACTCTTTGTATGATTGCTCTCATATTGGTTTAAGCACGGGTTTCATTACCATTATAGATGCTGAGGTAACTTTCGTACCTGCTGATCTCAATTTCTCCGTTTTCGACTGCTTTGATTACTGCACAACCGGGCTCATTGACGTGTCTGCAGTTGTTAAACCTGCATTGATTGAGTAAAGCACGCATTTCTCTGAAGTAATGCCCCAGTTCTTCGGGTCTGATGTCGAAAATTCCCAGTTCTCTGATACCGGGAGTATCGATCAGGTATCCTCCAAAGGGAAGGGTATGCATTTCTGCAAAAGTAGTGGTATGCTGACCTTTATCACTTGCTTCAGAAATTTCGCCTGTTTTGATGCTTCTACCGGGGAGCAGCACATTGATCAGGCTGGATTTTCCTACTCCGGAGTGTCCGGAGAAAAGGGTGGTTTTGTCTTTTAACAGATTTTCTATCTGAGGAATATTGGTTCCTTCCAGAGCTGATACCGTATAGCAGGGATAACCAATGTTCTCGTAAATGCTTTTGTAATCTTCCAGAATGGCCAATCCATCTTCGTTGAATAAATCAAGCTTATTGAAGATCAGTACTGCCGGAATATCGTAGGCCTCCGCAGTGGCCAGAAAGCGATCAATAAAACCTAAAGAGGTACGTGGCGAAGCAAGGGTAACCACCAAAAAAGCCTGATCCAGATTGGCGGCAATAATCTGCGCCTGCTTAGACAGGTTAATAGATTTACGGATGATGTAATTCTTCCGGTCATGTAGTTTATTAATGATGCCATTGTCTGAATTGGGTTCCAGTTCAAATTCAACCTGATCGCCAACAGCAATGGGATTGGTAGTTTGAATGCCTTGAATCCGGAACTTACCTTTAATACGGCAGTCGTAGTCAACGCCATCTTCTGCGTGTACCTGATACCAGCTTCCTGTTGATTTTATTACTAATCCTTGCATATGATGGGGTAAAGGTAAGAAATTGTTTTAGTGTTGGCTACTTAGCGCCTGATATGCTTCAAACGCAAAATTTTGAAAAACCAGATAAATATTTTACTAATCATTTGCTAATTAGAAAAATATAACTTTACTTTACGTCAGAGCACAGTAAGTGTAAAAAATACAATGTTTAATAATTCAACCATTATTTCCATTATTACCACCACCGGGATATCTCGGAGGGAGGCTAGCTAATGGGTAAAAATAAAAAAATAAAAACCACAAAAAGCGCCTTCCTCTAACCGGGGAAGGCGCTTTTTTTTTAACCTTAAACTATGAACATTTTAAAATTTGGAGGTACATCTGTCGGTTCTTTGCAAAGCATCACTGCATTGTTAAGTATCCTTAAGGATCAGCAAGGAGCTGAAAATCCTATTGTCGTCTTATCTGCCATGAGCGGGGTAACCAATGCCCTGGTCGAGATGGCAGAAAACGCAGGACATGCTAGAGACTATAGCGAGGAGTTAAAAATAATTGAGAAGAAACACTTTGATGTGATTCGTGCTTTATTGCCCGCGAACGCACAGAACCCGGTACTGACCAAACTCAAAATTTACTTTAATGAACTGGAAGAGATTTTGCAATCGGTATATAACCTTCGGGAGCTGAGCCTGCAGACAAAAGACCTGATCTTAAGTTATGGAGAACGTTGTTCTACGGTAATGATCAGTCATATCGCTAAACAAACCTTCCCCAATGCTTTGTATGTTGACGGATCAGAACTCATTAAGACAGATCAGAATTTTGGCCAGGCAAAAGTAAATACTTATCTCACAGAAACGCTGATCAGAGATTTTCAGGAGAGTAACGCTGATAAATTGTTATTTGTAACTGGTTTTATTGCGAGTAATGATGAGGGTAGAATCACCACACTCGGACGCGGAGGAAGTGATTATACGGCTGCCATCTGGGGATCTGCACTAAATGCAGGAGAGATCCAGATCTGGACAGATGTAGACGGTATGCTGACTGCTGATCCGAGAATGGTTAAAAAAGCTTTCTCTCTACCAGAGCTTAGTTATACAGAAGCAATGGAGCTTTCTTATTTTGGGGCAAAGGTGATTTATCCTCCAACGATGATCCCTGCATTTTTAAAAAGAATCCCCATTGTGATCAAAAATACTTTCAATGTGGATTTTCCCGGAACTTATATCAAGCATGGCACCAGTGCTTCGAAATTGCCGATCAAAGGAATTTCTTCTATTGATGAGATCAGTGTTTTAAACCTTACCGGAAGTGGAATGGTTGGGAAGGCCGGCTTTAGCGGAAGGTTGTTCTCTCTTTTATCGCGCGAGCAGATCAACATTATTCTGATTACACAATCTTCATCGGAGCACAGCATCACTTTTGCCGTGAAACCTGCTGATGCGTTGAAAGCGTTGGCGTTGATCAAT
This region of Pedobacter steynii genomic DNA includes:
- a CDS encoding histidine decarboxylase, whose protein sequence is MEFNLSTEDNKRLSELYEKVQSKTSLFLGYPVSKDFDYTPLLPFLQYPINNLGDPFTESTYAVDTREMERDVVHFFAELFRAQQDNWWGYVTNGGSEGNMYGLYLARELYPKAMVYYSDSTHYSVQKNLLLLNMPNIAIRSQANGEMDYEDLHNSLLMNRHLPVVIFANIGTTMTEARDDVRRIKGILKNLAIKNHYIHADGALSGSYSAFIEPRPAFDFADGVDSIAISGHKFIGSPMPCGLVIVKKTNRDRIARSIDYIGSVDTTITGSRNGHSPLFLWYTLKKLGMKGLKERAMHSLAIAAYAEEQLKSLGIEAWRNHNAITVVFPAPSKWICQKWQLASESGLSHIICMPNVDRSQIDELICDIISDPEKINHSFHRGTNESTKDTSFSSTF
- a CDS encoding Lrp/AsnC family transcriptional regulator, whose amino-acid sequence is MEHFDKMDQRILNALQHNARMNTKEIAHKVGLTVTPTYERLKKIEKSGVIKNYVTLLDREKIGKTLAAFCNVTLQVHSLPLLKKFEAAMSKLDEVMECYHVAGTYDYLLKVVVNDMNRYQDFLTNKLAAIENIANVNSLFVMTEIKHTTAYVIDK
- a CDS encoding nucleotide pyrophosphohydrolase — protein: MTISEAQETVDQWIKNTGIRYFNELTNTAILMEEVGEVARIMSRKYGEQSFKKSDEAVDLADEMADVLFVLICLANQTGIDLTEAMEKNLIKKSIRDADRHKNNEKLK
- the dtd gene encoding D-aminoacyl-tRNA deacylase produces the protein MRAIIQRVTEAACLVEGKTTGSIETGFLVLLGIEDADTSEDLEWLSQKIVNMRIFSDENGLMNKSLADVNGNILLISQFTLFAATKKGNRPGFTRAARPDKAIPLYEEMIRRLTVLLQKEVQTGIFGADMKISLLNDGPVTIMIDTKNKE
- the rsgA gene encoding ribosome small subunit-dependent GTPase A, encoding MQGLVIKSTGSWYQVHAEDGVDYDCRIKGKFRIQGIQTTNPIAVGDQVEFELEPNSDNGIINKLHDRKNYIIRKSINLSKQAQIIAANLDQAFLVVTLASPRTSLGFIDRFLATAEAYDIPAVLIFNKLDLFNEDGLAILEDYKSIYENIGYPCYTVSALEGTNIPQIENLLKDKTTLFSGHSGVGKSSLINVLLPGRSIKTGEISEASDKGQHTTTFAEMHTLPFGGYLIDTPGIRELGIFDIRPEELGHYFREMRALLNQCRFNNCRHVNEPGCAVIKAVENGEIEISRYESYLSIYNGNETRA